One genomic region from Haloarcula taiwanensis encodes:
- a CDS encoding YfcE family phosphodiesterase: MKLGILSDIHGNRIALAAVLADMPPVDGLVCAGDVVGYNPWHADCVDAMRGHTDALPADAPWPTEAVPTVMGNHDRAVAAETPFAFNGMAQAGVEHATEQLSDEQIEWLAALPDERLVCDERVKLVHGHPDDPDHYTYPEEFGPDLLGDEDVLVMGHTHHQHHEVYEDGVVLNPGSVGQPRDRDHRAAYAVLDLADLTIEEHRVAYDTSAVIDAVTDADLPRQIGFRLTQGR, encoded by the coding sequence ATGAAACTCGGGATACTCTCTGATATTCATGGGAATCGGATAGCGCTCGCGGCAGTGCTTGCAGATATGCCGCCGGTTGACGGGCTAGTCTGTGCGGGCGATGTCGTCGGTTACAATCCCTGGCACGCCGACTGTGTCGACGCGATGCGCGGGCACACCGACGCGCTCCCTGCAGACGCTCCCTGGCCGACCGAAGCGGTCCCGACGGTGATGGGCAACCACGACCGTGCCGTCGCCGCCGAGACGCCGTTCGCGTTCAACGGGATGGCCCAGGCCGGCGTCGAACACGCCACGGAACAGTTGTCCGACGAGCAGATAGAGTGGCTGGCGGCACTGCCCGACGAGCGACTGGTGTGTGACGAGCGGGTGAAGCTCGTCCACGGCCACCCGGACGACCCGGACCACTACACATACCCCGAGGAGTTCGGGCCGGACCTGCTGGGTGACGAGGACGTGCTCGTGATGGGACACACGCACCATCAGCACCACGAAGTGTACGAGGACGGTGTCGTGCTGAACCCCGGCAGCGTGGGCCAGCCTCGCGACAGGGACCACCGGGCCGCCTACGCTGTGCTTGACCTCGCGGACCTGACTATCGAGGAGCACCGCGTGGCCTACGACACGAGCGCGGTTATCGATGCGGTTACCGACGCTGACCTGCCGCGGCAAATCGGTTTCCGGTTGACACAGGGCCGGTAG
- a CDS encoding ferredoxin translates to MASPFEVLGITPDADDGEIVDAYRERVKEAHPDQGGSAAEFQAVKTAYERLQNGYEPGDPLPDEASESESEAEEAPPEPDDPMVEFLNFEVLEDHGWALEDEDLFAKAADANLQSTDFGRFYVDPNDTLLEAAEKNGFAWPFACRGGACTNCAVAVVEGEMPSPASHILPPDLTEKGIRLSCIAAPVSDDAKIVYNLKHLPEVSELLLPASRFEQASSTD, encoded by the coding sequence GTGGCGTCTCCATTCGAGGTCCTCGGAATCACGCCGGACGCCGACGACGGGGAGATCGTCGACGCGTACCGCGAGCGGGTAAAAGAGGCACACCCGGATCAGGGCGGGTCGGCGGCCGAGTTCCAGGCAGTCAAGACAGCCTACGAGCGACTGCAGAACGGGTACGAGCCCGGAGACCCCCTGCCCGACGAGGCGTCAGAGTCCGAATCCGAGGCCGAGGAGGCCCCGCCGGAACCGGACGACCCGATGGTAGAATTTCTCAATTTCGAGGTGCTCGAAGACCACGGCTGGGCACTGGAAGACGAGGACCTGTTCGCGAAAGCCGCCGACGCGAACCTGCAGTCGACTGATTTCGGGCGGTTCTACGTCGACCCGAACGACACGCTGCTTGAAGCGGCCGAAAAGAACGGCTTCGCGTGGCCGTTTGCCTGCCGTGGCGGCGCGTGCACGAACTGCGCGGTGGCAGTCGTCGAAGGCGAGATGCCGTCGCCGGCGAGCCACATTCTCCCGCCGGACCTCACCGAAAAGGGGATTCGCCTGTCGTGTATCGCCGCACCGGTGTCTGACGACGCGAAGATCGTCTACAACCTGAAACACCTCCCCGAAGTGAGCGAACTGTTGCTGCCCGCGAGCCGGTTCGAGCAGGCCTCCTCAACCGATTAA
- a CDS encoding aspartate kinase, translating to MRVVAKFGGTSLGSGDRINRAADSIAAAVQQGHEVAVVASAMGNTTDELLDEINYDADSADRAEIVSMGERTSVRMLKGALAARGIEAVFLEPGSEDWPIITDEYGEVDVEETQKRAHALAGQLKDVVPVITGFLAQDYQGNVTTLGRGGSDTSAVMMGDYMDADEVVIVTDVEGVMTGDPRVVEGARNVGKISVDELRSLSFRGAEVVAPSALSYKSDDLGVRVVHYQHGDLLSGGTSIEGEFQNLIDLQEQPIACVTVAGRAIRNSPGILADLSGAIADEEINIEANSSGMDSLTFYVDEDDAEEAEALLHARIVDDETLSSVTVEDDIAVIRVTGGDPSQSALAHQVVAPLADAHIHLYDVITSATSVSVFVPWEDREQALSLVQDVF from the coding sequence ATGCGCGTAGTCGCCAAGTTCGGTGGGACGAGTCTCGGTAGCGGCGACCGAATCAACCGGGCCGCGGACTCGATTGCCGCTGCCGTCCAGCAGGGCCACGAGGTCGCGGTCGTCGCCTCGGCGATGGGCAACACGACCGACGAGTTGCTCGATGAGATCAACTACGACGCCGACTCCGCGGACCGCGCGGAAATCGTCTCGATGGGCGAACGGACCTCCGTCCGCATGCTCAAGGGCGCGCTCGCAGCCCGGGGCATCGAGGCGGTCTTCCTCGAACCCGGCAGCGAGGACTGGCCGATCATCACCGACGAGTACGGCGAGGTCGACGTCGAGGAGACACAGAAGCGCGCCCACGCGCTGGCCGGCCAGCTCAAGGACGTCGTCCCGGTCATCACCGGCTTCCTCGCACAGGACTACCAAGGCAACGTGACGACGCTTGGCCGTGGCGGCTCCGATACGAGCGCCGTGATGATGGGCGACTACATGGACGCCGACGAAGTCGTCATCGTCACCGACGTCGAGGGCGTCATGACCGGGGACCCACGGGTCGTCGAGGGTGCTCGGAACGTCGGCAAAATATCCGTCGACGAACTCCGTTCGCTGTCGTTCCGCGGAGCCGAGGTGGTCGCGCCGTCGGCGCTGTCGTACAAGAGCGACGACCTCGGTGTTCGCGTCGTCCACTACCAGCACGGCGACCTGCTCTCCGGCGGCACCTCAATAGAAGGCGAGTTCCAGAACCTGATCGACCTGCAGGAACAGCCAATCGCCTGCGTGACCGTCGCCGGTCGCGCTATCCGGAACAGCCCGGGCATCCTCGCGGACCTGTCGGGCGCTATCGCTGACGAGGAGATCAACATCGAGGCCAATTCCTCGGGCATGGACTCGTTGACGTTCTACGTCGACGAAGACGACGCCGAGGAGGCCGAAGCACTGCTGCACGCCCGTATCGTCGACGACGAGACGCTCTCGTCAGTCACTGTCGAGGACGATATCGCCGTCATCCGCGTCACCGGCGGCGACCCCAGCCAGTCGGCGCTGGCTCACCAGGTCGTCGCACCGCTTGCCGACGCGCACATCCATCTCTACGACGTGATTACGTCCGCAACATCGGTCTCCGTGTTCGTTCCGTGGGAGGACCGTGAACAGGCCCTCTCGCTCGTACAGGACGTGTTCTGA
- a CDS encoding threonine synthase, translated as MVPTMADLQLTDDVPPVADDGVWLACIECGETFAPFDAIRYTCDDCDGLLEVRYDDLPTFDEFEGSGVWRYNAALPFEEGVTLPEGNTPLHEMPRLKDDIGVDALRVKHEGMNPTGSFKDRGMTVGVRVAQEVGVDRLACASTGNTSAALAAYGARGGMETLVLLPEGKVAAGKIAQASLHRARILEVDGNFDECLDIVQDLAARGEAYLLNSLNPFRLEGQKTIGLEIMEEFYADHGEYPDRIVLPVGNAGNTAALYKCFRELVEAGAITEDQVPKLTGVQAEGAAPMVEAIEEGYEDTRRWDDVETRATAIRIGNPVNAPKALPGIRETGGTAVAVSDEEITEAQRDIAGEGVGVEPASAASVAGLRKLREEGEVDSDESVVCLTTGHLLKDPEAAAEAGNEPEPVANSTEAVLDLIEEPSSVTGTVRRQVSKAADAPLVPALVAGGFGIAYLYRKFRS; from the coding sequence ATGGTCCCGACAATGGCTGACCTGCAACTCACCGACGACGTGCCGCCGGTTGCCGACGACGGCGTCTGGCTGGCCTGCATCGAGTGTGGTGAGACGTTCGCTCCGTTCGACGCGATTCGCTACACCTGCGACGACTGTGATGGCCTGCTTGAGGTCCGCTACGACGATCTGCCGACCTTCGACGAGTTCGAGGGCTCGGGGGTCTGGCGGTACAACGCCGCCCTGCCCTTCGAGGAAGGCGTCACGCTCCCCGAGGGCAACACGCCGCTGCACGAGATGCCCCGCCTGAAAGACGACATCGGCGTCGACGCGCTCCGCGTGAAACACGAGGGGATGAATCCCACCGGCTCGTTCAAGGACCGCGGCATGACCGTCGGTGTCCGGGTCGCTCAGGAGGTCGGTGTCGACCGACTGGCCTGTGCCTCGACCGGCAACACCTCCGCGGCGCTTGCGGCCTACGGCGCACGCGGCGGCATGGAGACGCTCGTGCTCCTGCCCGAAGGGAAGGTCGCGGCCGGCAAGATCGCGCAGGCGAGCCTCCACCGCGCCCGGATTCTCGAAGTCGACGGCAACTTCGACGAGTGTCTCGACATCGTGCAGGACCTCGCCGCCCGCGGCGAGGCCTACCTGCTGAACTCGCTGAACCCGTTCCGACTGGAGGGTCAGAAGACCATCGGGCTGGAAATCATGGAGGAGTTCTACGCCGACCACGGCGAGTACCCGGACCGCATCGTCCTGCCGGTCGGCAACGCCGGCAACACCGCGGCGCTGTACAAGTGCTTCCGCGAACTCGTCGAGGCCGGCGCGATAACCGAAGACCAGGTGCCCAAACTCACCGGCGTCCAGGCCGAGGGGGCCGCTCCGATGGTCGAAGCCATCGAGGAGGGGTACGAGGACACCCGCCGCTGGGACGACGTCGAGACCCGCGCGACCGCCATCCGCATCGGCAATCCGGTCAACGCGCCGAAGGCCCTGCCGGGCATCCGGGAGACCGGCGGTACTGCGGTGGCCGTCTCCGACGAGGAAATTACTGAAGCGCAGCGCGACATCGCCGGGGAAGGCGTCGGCGTCGAACCGGCTTCTGCGGCATCCGTCGCCGGTCTCCGGAAACTCCGCGAGGAGGGCGAGGTCGACAGCGACGAGTCGGTCGTCTGCCTGACCACGGGCCATCTCCTCAAAGACCCCGAGGCAGCCGCCGAAGCCGGGAACGAGCCGGAGCCGGTCGCAAACAGCACTGAGGCCGTGCTGGACCTCATCGAAGAACCGTCGTCGGTCACCGGAACGGTTCGGCGACAGGTGTCGAAGGCCGCCGACGCGCCGCTGGTCCCGGCACTGGTCGCCGGCGGTTTCGGCATCGCGTATCTCTACCGCAAATTCCGTTCGTAG
- a CDS encoding transcriptional regulator: MSVNPSPDQSHELMVDDEPKLSDVMASVFGVQEHEVRTYQTLLEAPASTVEELADELGRDRSNVNRSLSTLREKGLATRKRRLLDGGGHVYQYTATPLSEARELMHETLEEWTAAVHHRIDEFDASPGE; the protein is encoded by the coding sequence ATGTCTGTCAACCCCTCTCCGGACCAGTCCCACGAGCTGATGGTCGACGACGAACCGAAGCTTTCGGATGTGATGGCCTCAGTCTTCGGTGTTCAGGAACACGAGGTACGGACGTATCAGACATTGCTTGAGGCACCAGCAAGCACTGTCGAGGAACTCGCTGACGAACTCGGCCGGGACCGCTCGAACGTCAACCGGTCGCTGTCGACGCTCCGCGAGAAGGGGCTTGCGACGCGGAAACGACGCCTCCTCGACGGCGGTGGCCACGTGTACCAGTACACCGCGACACCGCTGTCGGAGGCCCGCGAACTGATGCACGAGACGCTTGAGGAGTGGACCGCCGCGGTCCACCACCGCATCGACGAGTTCGACGCCAGCCCCGGCGAGTGA
- a CDS encoding short-chain dehydrogenase, translating into MGSGPLSETATLVTGASSGIGAATARKLARDGADVALVARREDRLTELADEITAEHTVDTQVVPADVSDRTQVTAAVESTVDTLGSLDGVVVNAGVGRGSDVETLSDEQYRTMMEVNVDGAFYTARESLPHLRAGAGSLVFVGSFAGQYPRPFNPVYAATKWWLRGFAHSLAGQVGDDDIGVTVVNPSEVRSEFGSEDGTSFNERFEPGEVTEPEEVADAIAFAMRQEPPTTINSIDVFRRDKFSHF; encoded by the coding sequence ATGGGTTCGGGACCACTCTCAGAGACAGCCACACTCGTTACCGGAGCGAGTTCGGGTATCGGCGCGGCAACCGCTCGGAAGTTGGCACGCGACGGAGCCGACGTAGCACTGGTCGCCCGCCGGGAAGACCGCCTCACTGAACTGGCCGACGAAATCACCGCCGAGCACACCGTCGACACCCAAGTGGTGCCGGCCGATGTTAGCGACCGGACGCAGGTCACGGCCGCTGTCGAGTCCACCGTCGACACGCTCGGCTCGCTCGACGGCGTCGTCGTCAACGCCGGAGTCGGCCGCGGCTCGGACGTGGAGACGCTGTCCGACGAGCAGTACCGGACGATGATGGAGGTCAACGTCGACGGCGCGTTCTACACCGCCCGCGAGTCGCTGCCGCATCTCCGTGCTGGGGCAGGGTCACTCGTGTTCGTCGGGAGCTTCGCCGGCCAGTATCCCCGGCCGTTCAATCCTGTCTACGCCGCGACGAAGTGGTGGCTCCGCGGGTTCGCCCACAGCCTCGCCGGGCAGGTCGGCGACGACGATATCGGCGTCACCGTGGTCAACCCTTCAGAAGTCCGGTCTGAGTTCGGCTCCGAGGACGGAACCTCGTTCAACGAGCGGTTCGAACCGGGTGAGGTGACCGAACCAGAGGAGGTAGCCGACGCTATCGCCTTCGCTATGCGACAGGAGCCACCGACGACGATAAACAGCATCGACGTGTTCCGACGGGACAAAT